A genomic window from Panthera tigris isolate Pti1 chromosome B4, P.tigris_Pti1_mat1.1, whole genome shotgun sequence includes:
- the VIM gene encoding vimentin has product MSTRSVSSSSYRRMFGGPGTGSRPSSSRSYVTTSTRTYSLGSALRPSTSRSLYASSPGGPYATRTSAVRLRSSVPGVRLLQDSVDFSLADAINTEFKNTRTNEKVELQELNDRFANYIDKVRFLEQQNKILLAELEQLKGQGKSRLGDLYEEEMRELRRQVDQLTNDKARVEVERDNLAEDIMRLREKLQEEMLQREEAESTLQSFRQDVDNASLARLDLERKVESLQEEIAFLKKLHDEEIQELQAQIQDQHVQIDVDVSKPDLTAALRDVRQQYESVAAKNLQEAEEWYKSKFADLSEAANRNNDALRQAKQESNEYRRQVQSLTCEVDALKGTNESLERQMREMEENFAVEAANYQDTIGRLQDEIQNMKEEMARHLREYQDLLNVKMALDIEIATYRKLLEGEESRIALPLPNFSSLNLRETNLDSLPLVDTHSKRTLLIKTVETRDGQVINETSQHHDDLE; this is encoded by the exons ATGTCCACCAGGTCTGTGTCCTCGTCCTCCTACCGCAGGATGTTCGGCGGCCCCGGCACCGGGAGCCGGCCGAGCTCCAGCCGGAGCTACGTGACCACGTCCACCCGCACCTACAGCCTGGGCAGCGCGTTGCGCCCCAGCACCAGCCGCAGCCTGTACGCCTCGTCCCCGGGCGGCCCGTACGCCACGCGCACCTCGGCGGTGCGCCTGCGGAGCAGTGTGCCCGGTGTGCGTCTGCTGCAGGACTCGGTGGACTTCTCGCTGGCCGATGCCATCAACACCGAGTTCAAGAACACCCGCACCAACGAGAAGGTGGAGCTGCAGGAGCTGAACGACCGCTTCGCCAACTACATCGACAAGGTGCGCTTCCTGGAGCAGCAGAACAAGATCCTGCTGGCCGAGCTCGAGCAGCTCAAGGGCCAGGGCAAGTCGCGCCTGGGGGACCTCTACGAGGAGGAAATGCGGGAGCTGCGCCGGCAGGTGGACCAGCTCACCAACGACAAGGCCCGCGTCGAGGTGGAGCGCGACAACCTGGCCGAGGACATCATGCGGCTCCGGGAGAA GTTGCAGGAGGAGATGCTTCAGAGAGAGGAAGCCGAGAGCACCCTGCAATCTTTCAGACAG GATGTTGACAACGCTTCTTTGGCACGTCTTGACCTTGAGCGCAAAGTGGAATCCTTGCAGGAAGAGATTGCCTTTTTGAAGAAACTACACGATGAG GAAATCCAGGAGCTACAGGCTCAGATCCAGGACCAGCACGTCCAAATCGACGTGGATGTTTCCAAGCCTGACCTCACCGCTGCCCTGCGGGATGTACGCCAGCAATATGAAAGCGTGGCTGCCAAGAACCTTCAGGAGGCCGAAGAATGGTACAAATCCAAG TTTGCTGACCTCTCTGAGGCTGCTAACCGGAACAATGATGCCCTGCGCCAGGCGAAGCAGGAATCAAATGAGTACCGGAGACAGGTCCAGTCCCTCACCTGCGAAGTGGACGCCCTCAAAGGGACT AACGAGTCTCTGGAACGCCAGATGCGTGAAATGGAAGAGAACTTTGCCGTGGAAGCTGCTAACTACCAAGACACTATTGGCCGCCTGCAGGATGAGATTCAGAACATGAAGGAGGAAATGGCTCGTCACCTTCGCGAATACCAAGACCTGCTGAATGTTAAGATGGCTCTTGACATTGAGATCGCCACCTACAGGAAGCTGCTGGAAGGCGAGGAGAGCAG gATCGCTCTGCCTCTTCCCAACTTTTCTTCCCTGAACCTGAGGG aaaCCAATCTGGATTCACTTCCTCTGGTTGACACTCACTCAAAAAGAACACTTCTGATTAAGACGGTCGAAACCAGAGATGGACAG GTTATCAATGAAACTTCTCAGCATCACGATGACCTTGAGTGA